Genomic window (Aggregicoccus sp. 17bor-14):
GCTGACCAACGTCATCAAGGCCGGCCTGATGAACGTCCCGAAGGGCCAGGACGAGGTCCAGGCCGCGCTGGACGAGGCGAGCCTGCGCGAGACCCCGCGCATCGAGGCGCGCACCGGCTACCTCGCCATGCTCGGCAACGCCGCGATGCTCGCGGGTCTGCTCGGTACGGTGAACGGCCTCATCACCTGCTTCGAGGCGGTGGCGACCGTGAACCCGGCCGACAAGGCGACCATTCTCGCCAACGGCATCTCCGAGGCCATGAACTGCACGGGCTTCGGTCTGCTCGTCGCGATCCCCTCGCTGGTGGCCTTCTCCATCCTCATGGGCCGCACCCAGAGCATCATCAACGACATCAACGAGACCAGCGTCTCGGTGCTCAACCTCATCGTGAACAACCGCGAGAAGTTCAAGAACGCCACCGTGGCGGTCGCGGCGTCCCACGACGAGGAGTAGCAGCACCGCAGCACCCCTCCGGTAGCGCGCGGGGCCCCTGTCGCGGGGGCCCCGTTCCCGGCGGGCGCAGCGCAAGAGCAGCAGCGGTCAGCAGCAGTCGGGGTCTGGTGCAGTCACGTGGCGCGCCCAGCGGGCAGCGCCCAGCGGTAGCGGGAAAAGGGAGTGTGGCATGGCTGGCGGAATGGACATCGGGGCGAGTGGCAAGGGTGGCAAGAAGCCGCTCGATACCGCCATCAACCTGGTCCCCTTCATCGACCTGATGGCAGTGACCATCAGCTTCCTCATCATGACGGCCGTGTGGACGCAGATCGGCCGCCTCCAGGTCTCGCAGGCCGGCGGCGCGGACATCGAGCAGCCGCAGGAGGACACGACGAAGACCGTGACCCTCACCCTGGTCGTCACCCAGGAGGAGATGCGGCTCACCGCGGATCAGACGACCTACGACCCCATCAAGATCTCGCGCCTGGACGGCGGCAAGCTCGACCTCTCGAAGGTCACCGAGCGCATCAAGGAGATCAAGAGCAACCTGCCGGACCAGGTGGCCATCACCGTGCAGCCCGAGGACAAGGTGAAGTACGACGACCTCGTGCGCATCATCGACGAGTGCATCGGCGCCGGGCTCCCCCAGGTGAGCCTCGCCGCGACGCAGGCCTCCTAGCCCTCCCGTACCTTTCAGAGCGAGCAACCGACTCCCATGTCCATCCAGGTTCCCGGTAAGCGGTACGGCAAGCGCCTCCAGCACTCGAAGGTGTTCGGGCACGGCGCGCACGGCAAGAAGAGCGGCTACGCCGACCTGCTCATCACCCCGCTCGTCGACATGTTCGTGATCATCGTGCTCTTCCTCATCGCGAACTTCAGCGCGACGGGCGAGGTGCTGATGATGACCAAGGACATCCAGCTTCCCGAGGCGGCGAACGTCAAGGAAGTGGAGATGCACCCGGTGGTGATGGTCTCCCCCGAGCAGGTGAGCGTGAGCGGCACCGTCATCGGGCGCGTGGACGACCTGGTGAAGGACGACAGCTACCTCTCCATCCCCGCGCTCGAGGAGAAGCTGCGCGAGATGAAGAAGCAGTACGAGGACCTGCACGCCATGGCCAAGGACGACGCCAACGGCTTCAAGGGCGACGTGAACATCCAGGGCCACAAGGACGTGGACTTCGGCATCATCAAGCGCGTGCTCGCCTCGTGCGCGAACGCGGGCTACTACAACACCAACTTCGCGGTCATCAACAAGGGCAGCGGCGAGCCGGCGCCCCAGGCCTCGGCGGGCGGCAGCGCCACCGGCGGCAGCGCCGCAGCCTCGGCCACCCCGCAGTAGCGCTCCGAGCGCACGCAGCACCCGACGCCTCGGTCCTCGACGGACCGGGGCGTTCGTGTTCTCTGGGCCCCTCCATGCCCGACTCCGCCCGCACCGCCCCCCGCTTCGCCGCCGCCCTCTTCGACCTGGACGGCACGCTCGTGGACTCGCTCGAGGACATCGCCGGGGCGATGAACTGGGCGCTCGCGCAGCACGGGCTGCCCACCCACCCGCACGAGGCCTACCGCCACTTCGTGGGCGAGGGCGTGCGCGTGCTGGTGAGCCGCGCGAGCAACGAGGCCCCCGGGGCGCTGCAGGCGGCGCTGCTGGAGAGCTACCGCGCGCACTACGCCGAGCACCTGCTGGACCACACGCGCCCCTTTCCCGGCGTGCGGGCGCTGCTCGAGCGGCTGGTGGCCGCGGGCACGCGGCTCGCGGTGCTGAGCAACAAGTCGGACGGCTACACGCGGCAGCTGGTGGAGGCGCTCTTTCCCGGGGTGCCCTTCGGGGCGGTGTACGGCGAGCGGCCGGGGGTGGCGCGCAAGCCGGACCCCTCGGCCGCGCTCGCGCTCGCGGCGGAGCTGGGGGTGGCGCCCGCGGCCTGCGCCTTCGTGGGCGACACGCCGGTGGACATGAAGACGGCGCGGGCGGCCGGCATGCACGCGGTGGGGGTGACCTGGGGCTTTCGCGGCGAGGCGGAGCTGCGCGCGCACGGGGCCCAGGCGCTCGCGCAGAGCGCGCAGGAGCTGGCGGCGGCGCTGCTGTGAAAAAGCCGCGCGGGCCGGCCCCGAGGAGAGGGCCGACCCGCGCGGGTGCTGCAGGGTGGGGGCGCTGCGTCAGCCGTAGCGCAGGCCCCGCTCCTTGTCCTCGGCGCGGTTGTGCGCCGTGGCGGCCGCGATGAGGTGGCACACCCAGCCGAAGCAGCCGCCGGTGCCGATCCACAGGCCGGGGGTGACGATGAGCCAGAAGAGCCCGCGCAGGATGTCTCCGTTGTAGATCTGCCCCACGCCAGGGATGAGGAACGAGAGCAGGGCTGCGACGCCGGGA
Coding sequences:
- a CDS encoding biopolymer transporter ExbD, encoding MAGGMDIGASGKGGKKPLDTAINLVPFIDLMAVTISFLIMTAVWTQIGRLQVSQAGGADIEQPQEDTTKTVTLTLVVTQEEMRLTADQTTYDPIKISRLDGGKLDLSKVTERIKEIKSNLPDQVAITVQPEDKVKYDDLVRIIDECIGAGLPQVSLAATQAS
- a CDS encoding MotA/TolQ/ExbB proton channel family protein: MNLGFLTQLSLLAAAGSDRSFFDELARRWEAGQAGMYPIAICMVIALAIIIERSLVLFAKASINKEGFLRGLKKHIYAGDLDKAINYVAGQKPTPLTNVIKAGLMNVPKGQDEVQAALDEASLRETPRIEARTGYLAMLGNAAMLAGLLGTVNGLITCFEAVATVNPADKATILANGISEAMNCTGFGLLVAIPSLVAFSILMGRTQSIINDINETSVSVLNLIVNNREKFKNATVAVAASHDEE
- a CDS encoding biopolymer transporter ExbD, whose product is MSIQVPGKRYGKRLQHSKVFGHGAHGKKSGYADLLITPLVDMFVIIVLFLIANFSATGEVLMMTKDIQLPEAANVKEVEMHPVVMVSPEQVSVSGTVIGRVDDLVKDDSYLSIPALEEKLREMKKQYEDLHAMAKDDANGFKGDVNIQGHKDVDFGIIKRVLASCANAGYYNTNFAVINKGSGEPAPQASAGGSATGGSAAASATPQ
- a CDS encoding HAD family hydrolase is translated as MPDSARTAPRFAAALFDLDGTLVDSLEDIAGAMNWALAQHGLPTHPHEAYRHFVGEGVRVLVSRASNEAPGALQAALLESYRAHYAEHLLDHTRPFPGVRALLERLVAAGTRLAVLSNKSDGYTRQLVEALFPGVPFGAVYGERPGVARKPDPSAALALAAELGVAPAACAFVGDTPVDMKTARAAGMHAVGVTWGFRGEAELRAHGAQALAQSAQELAAALL